GAACGTTTCCACTCCATAGTAATATTACCCCCTATACAACTGTAATTTTCTATCGTTTTAAATTTTAACACCTTTAAATACTAATACAAACATAGTAATTCCATAACATTTCACATTTTTTTAAACTCGATATTTTTATGAAAATCCCAATAAATACAATTCATTAACAAAAATTAGAATTTATTTCACTTGAATTTACTACATCCCTGTTGATAAAATGATTTGGGCTTTATATATTATATATCTCAAAATAATTCTTTTAAATTATGTATTTTATTTCAGTGTACTATTCCTTAAAATTAAATTTGCAAATGAAAGAAGGAATTTATTTATGTACTATAAGCAATCCAATTCATTCCAAAAAATGATTGAACCTACAGTTTTATTTGTTGCACTATTTTTTCTCTCAATACTAACTGATTTTCTAACACCAACGTATGAATACTTCTTAATCTTATTTATTACATTAATTATTTCTAGCCGGTATGGCATATCTATTGCCCTTTTCGCCTTTCTGGAAGCAATGATTTATATTTTTATAAGCGGTATATATAAAGAAAATGATATATTGCTGTACTTTTATTCATTAGATTACTGGATAAGTTGGATTTTCTTACTTGTTATTAGTTTATGTTGTGGACTAATGAGTACTTCACAAAAAGAACGTTATGAAGATGTACATATGATAAATAACGAGCTGAAGGCTGAAAATAAAGAATTAAAACATGTTGTGAAACAATTGGATGCAACACGTATTACACTACGTTCTCGTGTACTTGAATCAAATAATCATTTATCTAAAATGTATCATATGTTTAAAGCTTTAAATCATACACATCCTGAAATTGTACTCGATGAAGGAATAAATGTATTAAAAATGTACTTTGGAGCAAAAAAAATTGGTATCTATCACGTCGATAACAATAAACAATCGCTTCGTATTAAATTAAGATCAGAAACTGGTAAAAGTACATTATCTCAATCCATTTTTGTTAAAAACGCTTCGTTAGTCATCAAAAACGCTCTAGCACATAATCGACCTTTTTTCCGTACAGATGAAGATTTTCAAGATGCTCCACTTTTAGTTGGTCCCGTCCTATTCCAAGATGATGTACAATACGTCATTATATTAGACGAAATCGAGTTTTCAAAAGTAACTTCTGAGCAATTCGAACTTTTCACATGGTATTTACGCTGGATGGGTGATCGTTTACAGAACGCTTCTAATCTTTGGCTATCGAGTCAAGAGGATCGCACATTCCCTAAAACAAGCATTTATTATGAAGATGAATTTGAACATTTACTAAAAATAGAAAAAAAGCGTTACGAAACATTATCTTATCCATATTCCTATTTTGAGTTCAATGCTCCGCAAGATTCTTTAGAAATGATAAATTCTATTTTAAAAGACCATTTACGTAATATCGATATATTCGGTTATAATGTTACCAAACGAAAAATTATGATTTTATTACCTGGCACTGAAGAAAAGTTTTTACTACAAGTTCAAACTCGTATACAAAATGCTCTTTCTTCTAAAGGAGTGACGTTCTAATGATTTTGCTCCTTCTCTATTTTATTTACGCTATTTTAGTTTTTCTTTTATTTCGATTTACAAAAGGTTTAATTGCTGAAGATAAAAAAGGGATTATTGAATTTTGCTTGATTATCTCTCTTCTTTTCCCACTTATCGGACTTATTGTATCAGCAATCATGTTATTACTTAATATAAGACGCTCCAAAACCGAGTGGTTACAGCAATACTCTGATTATGTTGCCTTTCACGTTGATAATTACGAAGATATTTTGGAATCAGCAAAACAAGATATGGACTTAATTTCATTTTCTTCTGGATTAGAACTAGATAAGCCTGAATTACATAAACAACTCATTGTACAGCTAAGCTCCTCCTCTATTTCTAATGAAGGAGGCTTATTGAAAGAAGCCATTCACCATAAAGATCCTGAAACTGTGCATTACGCAGCAACTACTATTAATTTACTAAATGAACGGTACGAAAAACAGATCGAATACTTAAATAAGCAATTTCTACAAAATCCACAAAATGAAATTGCAAAAGAATTGGTTTCTAGCTATTTAAGATATATAAACAGTGGTCTTCTTTCTAATCAGCAAAAAGAAAAAATAATCGCTGAATTTATGAATTTTATTACACAAGGTGTAGAACTATTCCCTAACGAACCTCTTTACCCTTTCCATCTTGGAAATCTGTTTCTACACACAAAACAATATGCAAAGTCTGAAGAACAATTTTTAAATCTTATTCATTTCTATCCTGAATCATATTACGGCTATGTTGGA
This Bacillus mycoides DNA region includes the following protein-coding sequences:
- a CDS encoding nucleoside-diphosphate sugar epimerase, whose protein sequence is MYYKQSNSFQKMIEPTVLFVALFFLSILTDFLTPTYEYFLILFITLIISSRYGISIALFAFLEAMIYIFISGIYKENDILLYFYSLDYWISWIFLLVISLCCGLMSTSQKERYEDVHMINNELKAENKELKHVVKQLDATRITLRSRVLESNNHLSKMYHMFKALNHTHPEIVLDEGINVLKMYFGAKKIGIYHVDNNKQSLRIKLRSETGKSTLSQSIFVKNASLVIKNALAHNRPFFRTDEDFQDAPLLVGPVLFQDDVQYVIILDEIEFSKVTSEQFELFTWYLRWMGDRLQNASNLWLSSQEDRTFPKTSIYYEDEFEHLLKIEKKRYETLSYPYSYFEFNAPQDSLEMINSILKDHLRNIDIFGYNVTKRKIMILLPGTEEKFLLQVQTRIQNALSSKGVTF
- a CDS encoding tetratricopeptide repeat protein, coding for MILLLLYFIYAILVFLLFRFTKGLIAEDKKGIIEFCLIISLLFPLIGLIVSAIMLLLNIRRSKTEWLQQYSDYVAFHVDNYEDILESAKQDMDLISFSSGLELDKPELHKQLIVQLSSSSISNEGGLLKEAIHHKDPETVHYAATTINLLNERYEKQIEYLNKQFLQNPQNEIAKELVSSYLRYINSGLLSNQQKEKIIAEFMNFITQGVELFPNEPLYPFHLGNLFLHTKQYAKSEEQFLNLIHFYPESYYGYVGLLEIYYEQQLWDQLYNLINNLTDVKRVHILPRKYQLFVRQFGGAHIEKGD